A stretch of Aristophania vespae DNA encodes these proteins:
- a CDS encoding glycosyltransferase family 4 protein translates to MVEQNSFRIAIDGFNLSLARGTGVATYARTLSRATSDLGYSIDILYGLNISAQSSPLMREIRFFELLASQEQRKPVRVFSKSWFKRRKEDISRPEISEIPISHLIDSRSFAERLPVFNRLLNADNLFNRAARYFARTGKFMTLRIASPPDVMHWTYPLPIRLEGAANIYTIHDVVPLRLPHTTLDNKPHYFSLLKKIGRLADGICTISEASKKDILSFFPEMEPKLYNCYQSCDTTRPAFTRSAEESLAEIEADFGLSSQSYFIFYGSLEPKKNIGRIIEAFLASKSQRKLVLVGAMAWKEEQELRYLEHGISTGRIIKIDYLPERTLFALLKHARALLFPSLCEGFGLPVIEAMSLGVPVLASNEGALAEIGGDAVLKAPAYEIEALTKAIIRLDHENELCEKLVSAGYSQVKKFSMSDYQNRLSRLYSDVLSSMQK, encoded by the coding sequence TTGGTTGAACAAAATTCATTCCGTATTGCTATCGATGGCTTCAATCTCAGTCTTGCCAGAGGAACAGGCGTAGCGACTTATGCACGTACGCTAAGCAGGGCTACGTCTGATCTTGGGTATTCTATAGATATTCTTTACGGTTTAAATATTTCTGCACAGTCATCTCCTCTTATGAGAGAGATCAGATTTTTTGAGCTTTTAGCAAGCCAGGAGCAAAGAAAGCCGGTTCGTGTTTTTTCTAAAAGCTGGTTTAAGCGTCGTAAAGAAGATATAAGCCGCCCTGAAATTTCAGAAATACCTATCAGTCATCTGATAGATAGTCGCAGCTTTGCCGAGCGTTTGCCCGTTTTTAACAGGCTGCTAAATGCGGATAATTTATTCAACCGTGCAGCCAGGTATTTTGCCCGAACGGGAAAGTTCATGACACTCCGTATAGCGTCTCCTCCAGACGTTATGCACTGGACTTACCCACTTCCTATCAGGTTAGAAGGGGCCGCAAATATATATACAATACATGATGTCGTGCCTTTGCGTCTGCCTCATACAACACTTGATAATAAGCCACATTATTTTAGCCTGCTAAAAAAAATTGGCAGACTGGCGGATGGTATTTGCACAATATCTGAAGCATCAAAAAAGGATATTTTGTCGTTTTTCCCAGAAATGGAGCCAAAATTATATAATTGCTACCAGTCATGTGATACGACCCGGCCCGCTTTTACCCGCTCAGCAGAAGAGTCCCTGGCAGAGATAGAAGCTGATTTTGGTTTATCATCTCAGTCCTATTTTATTTTTTATGGTTCATTGGAACCAAAGAAAAATATCGGTCGTATTATCGAAGCCTTTCTTGCTTCAAAAAGCCAAAGGAAGCTTGTTTTAGTGGGGGCTATGGCTTGGAAAGAAGAGCAAGAATTAAGATATCTTGAGCATGGTATATCGACGGGACGCATTATAAAAATTGATTATCTTCCTGAGCGTACGTTATTTGCTCTGCTAAAACATGCAAGAGCACTTCTTTTCCCTTCTCTTTGCGAAGGGTTTGGGTTGCCTGTGATTGAAGCAATGAGTCTAGGCGTGCCTGTTTTAGCCTCAAATGAGGGTGCATTGGCCGAAATAGGAGGAGATGCTGTTTTGAAAGCTCCTGCCTATGAAATAGAAGCCCTAACTAAGGCAATTATTCGGCTAGATCATGAAAATGAGCTGTGTGAAAAATTGGTCTCAGCTGGATATAGCCAGGTGAAAAAATTCAGTATGTCTGACTATCAAAACCGCCTAAGCCGACTATATTCTGATGTTTTATCTTCTATGCAAAAATAA
- a CDS encoding tetratricopeptide repeat protein, with amino-acid sequence MTIKNKVRKIRAVLKEKQIEAKQADIGLLNLDLAQRAYEKGELQVAARLYEKGLASDPKKPDVILTCAEIQAALGNYKSAEQYYLKYLDIEKNDVEVTKALAKLYVSFNDYTKALTLCKKLRNISDEKESNEIKSIIEQCKKKIKEQKNEDTYILTRDEFYDEVIKDHRIDRTLFKIPEKDLYHEHQEIFHFSRSGNHQKTKWGDGLTVRGIDSLRGYIISAIECRFVEIWVSGQLVYKAKLEAAPLEFERKRTRLKKYVYNAWIDFSQFSCGWHDVIVRALNVKGDVQENLTWKRDRIIVAEDLPKDIYQESDSNIPPLNSDAGLSVVEQVNALPSSINEASTHSFPGKLNRIAVIRADQLGDMVVSVPALKRLRELVPHAKITGVITPANEGLARSLNVFDDYIILDLPDDRDRRQRVMSAEKQDELIKTFSKYDFDVAIDLSVDGMSKRLLPMTGAPVTMGLGRGDCKTLDVEIVTHDPKTGNDVMRHSARTKLLIEAFGRWLDSGAHVERRESLNRDCLKEYGINPEDDFVVLHTGSRIKFTQWPYYTELAAEIVKETGAKVFFIADNPSQFGKLPAKDLESGKIIYFDKLLPSDHFDALLSFCSVFVGNDSGPKHLAALRGAKVISIHSARIGWPEWGQEQGGVIISRKVPCAGCYLHHNPEECGQDVACIKKIKIEEVLNQVKRFLNQG; translated from the coding sequence GCTCAAAGGGCATATGAAAAAGGTGAGTTGCAGGTAGCTGCTCGCTTATATGAAAAAGGTCTTGCGTCTGACCCCAAAAAGCCAGATGTAATATTAACATGTGCCGAAATACAGGCTGCGCTTGGTAATTATAAGAGCGCAGAGCAATATTATCTTAAATATTTGGATATTGAAAAAAATGATGTAGAGGTTACTAAGGCATTAGCAAAGCTTTATGTTTCTTTTAATGATTACACCAAAGCTCTCACTCTGTGTAAAAAATTGCGCAATATATCAGATGAAAAAGAAAGTAATGAGATAAAATCTATTATTGAGCAGTGTAAGAAAAAAATAAAAGAACAGAAAAATGAAGATACTTACATATTAACGCGAGATGAATTTTATGATGAGGTCATAAAAGACCATAGAATAGATCGCACCTTATTTAAAATTCCCGAAAAAGATCTTTATCACGAGCATCAGGAGATCTTTCATTTTAGTCGGAGTGGTAACCACCAAAAGACGAAATGGGGTGACGGACTTACTGTTCGTGGCATAGACTCCTTACGTGGCTATATAATTTCAGCGATTGAATGCCGCTTTGTTGAAATCTGGGTTAGTGGTCAATTAGTATATAAAGCCAAACTCGAAGCGGCACCGCTTGAATTTGAGCGGAAAAGAACACGTCTTAAAAAATATGTTTATAATGCGTGGATCGACTTTTCTCAATTTTCATGCGGCTGGCACGACGTTATAGTGCGTGCCCTCAATGTTAAAGGAGACGTCCAGGAGAACTTAACCTGGAAGAGAGACCGTATTATCGTAGCGGAAGATTTACCTAAAGACATATATCAGGAGAGCGATAGTAATATTCCTCCTCTAAACAGTGATGCTGGTTTATCAGTTGTTGAGCAGGTCAATGCTTTACCTAGTTCAATTAATGAGGCTTCTACGCATTCTTTTCCAGGAAAATTAAACCGTATTGCCGTGATCAGAGCGGATCAGTTGGGTGATATGGTTGTTTCTGTTCCGGCTTTAAAACGTCTAAGAGAGTTAGTACCGCACGCCAAAATTACAGGTGTTATTACGCCTGCTAATGAAGGATTAGCGCGTAGTCTTAATGTTTTTGACGATTACATCATTCTTGACCTACCTGATGACCGTGATCGTCGTCAAAGAGTAATGAGTGCAGAAAAGCAGGATGAGTTAATCAAAACATTTTCAAAATATGATTTTGATGTAGCAATTGATTTATCAGTTGACGGTATGTCTAAAAGACTTCTTCCCATGACCGGTGCTCCAGTGACAATGGGCCTTGGAAGAGGGGATTGCAAAACCTTAGATGTTGAAATTGTCACTCATGATCCCAAAACCGGCAATGATGTTATGCGTCATTCTGCCAGAACGAAACTTCTTATCGAAGCCTTTGGTCGCTGGCTCGATAGTGGGGCACATGTTGAACGGAGAGAAAGTTTAAACAGAGATTGTCTCAAGGAATATGGCATAAACCCTGAAGATGATTTTGTTGTGCTTCATACAGGGTCTAGAATTAAATTTACCCAGTGGCCTTATTATACTGAGCTTGCAGCAGAAATTGTGAAAGAAACCGGAGCTAAGGTTTTCTTCATTGCTGACAATCCATCTCAATTTGGGAAACTTCCTGCCAAAGATTTAGAGTCAGGCAAGATTATTTACTTTGATAAATTACTGCCTTCAGATCATTTTGATGCATTGCTATCTTTTTGCTCTGTTTTTGTTGGTAACGATTCAGGACCAAAACATCTTGCGGCCTTGAGGGGAGCAAAGGTCATTAGCATTCATTCTGCAAGAATAGGGTGGCCAGAATGGGGGCAGGAACAGGGAGGTGTTATCATTAGCAGGAAAGTTCCTTGTGCCGGGTGCTATCTGCATCATAACCCCGAAGAATGTGGACAAGATGTAGCCTGTATTAAGAAAATTAAAATTGAAGAAGTATTAAATCAGGTGAAACGTTTTTTGAATCAAGGTTAA